The Aureimonas mangrovi genome includes a region encoding these proteins:
- a CDS encoding mannose-1-phosphate guanylyltransferase/mannose-6-phosphate isomerase, translating to MSQPSASSPIIPVIMAGGSGTRLWPVSRETMPKQFIALMDGGVSTFQETLKRVTGPGFALPIVVTGNDFRFVVAEQMKAAGVVGEIVLEPERRDSAAAVAVGALLGEARDPDAVCLVLAADHVVTGGEAFVADCLKAAEAARGGHIMTLGIVPTHPSTAYGYLELGASLGSEGAFVLESFVEKPDRARAEGYVERGLLWNCGNFLFKAGIMLEELEANAPEVLAAARTALVGGVRDLDFLRLDAVAFAAAPKISIDYAVMEKTRRAGAVRASFGWSDIGSWDSIYDVKTPDADGNVLEGPVSVLGTSGSLVRSDGPLTTVVGLNDVVVVAMPDAVLVASKDEAPKVKDLVAKLGREGYGEATDHLRIHRPWGWYQRIDIGDRFQVKHICVHPGGTLSLQRHHHRAEHWVVVHGTAEVTIDGVVKHYHENEAAYLPIGCTHRMRNPGKIDLKIIEVQVGSYTGEDDIVRLEDVYART from the coding sequence ATGAGCCAGCCGTCTGCAAGCTCGCCGATCATCCCGGTCATCATGGCGGGAGGGTCCGGTACGCGGCTCTGGCCGGTGTCTCGCGAGACGATGCCCAAGCAGTTCATCGCATTGATGGACGGCGGCGTATCCACCTTCCAAGAGACACTGAAGCGCGTCACCGGCCCCGGCTTCGCGCTCCCGATCGTCGTTACCGGCAACGACTTCCGCTTCGTCGTCGCCGAGCAGATGAAGGCCGCCGGCGTCGTCGGCGAGATCGTGCTGGAGCCCGAGCGACGTGATTCGGCCGCGGCTGTCGCGGTCGGTGCGCTTCTCGGCGAGGCGCGCGACCCGGACGCGGTGTGCCTCGTGCTTGCGGCCGACCACGTCGTTACCGGAGGGGAGGCTTTCGTCGCGGACTGCCTGAAGGCCGCGGAGGCCGCGCGCGGCGGGCATATCATGACGCTCGGCATCGTGCCGACGCATCCCTCCACCGCCTACGGCTATCTTGAACTCGGCGCGTCGCTCGGCTCGGAAGGCGCCTTCGTCCTCGAGAGCTTCGTTGAGAAGCCGGACCGCGCCCGCGCCGAGGGCTATGTGGAGCGCGGGCTCCTGTGGAACTGCGGCAACTTCCTTTTCAAGGCAGGCATCATGCTGGAGGAACTGGAGGCGAACGCGCCCGAAGTGCTGGCGGCGGCTCGCACCGCGCTCGTGGGCGGCGTCCGCGATCTCGACTTTCTTCGACTGGACGCGGTGGCGTTCGCGGCCGCCCCGAAAATCTCGATCGACTACGCAGTGATGGAAAAGACGCGGCGCGCTGGCGCGGTGCGCGCCTCCTTCGGCTGGTCGGACATCGGCTCGTGGGATTCCATCTACGACGTGAAGACCCCGGATGCCGACGGCAACGTGCTCGAAGGCCCGGTCTCCGTCCTCGGCACGAGCGGCAGCCTCGTGCGCTCGGACGGCCCGCTGACGACCGTCGTCGGCCTCAATGACGTCGTGGTGGTCGCGATGCCGGACGCTGTTCTCGTCGCCTCGAAGGACGAGGCGCCGAAGGTCAAGGACCTCGTCGCCAAGCTCGGCCGCGAGGGCTACGGCGAGGCGACTGACCACTTGCGCATCCACCGTCCCTGGGGCTGGTACCAGCGGATCGACATCGGAGACCGCTTTCAGGTGAAGCACATCTGTGTGCATCCGGGCGGCACCCTCTCACTGCAGCGCCACCATCACCGCGCCGAGCACTGGGTCGTCGTCCACGGCACCGCGGAGGTGACGATCGACGGCGTCGTCAAACATTATCACGAGAACGAAGCGGCCTATCTGCCGATCGGATGCACGCATCGCATGCGCAATCCTGGCAAGATTGATCTCAAGATCATCGAGGTGCAGGTCGGCTCCTATACGGGCGAGGACGACATCGTGCGCCTCGAGGATGTCTACGCGCGGACCTAA
- a CDS encoding phosphomannomutase, giving the protein MTSLSFGTSGLRGLVTDLSGEPAQRWTAAFLAHAGTRIASRTLLVGRDLRASSPSIAADCLGAANAAGWEAVDCGALPTPALALEALRRGAAAVMVTGSHIPDDRNGLKFYAPGEITKADEAEIRTAFEALPADLPPAGDTPGDSTASALNTYRSRYLNAFAPDALAGLTIGIYQQSSVARDLLVDLLSSLGAETVAIGRAERFVPVDTEAHRPEDIALLRESAADGRFAAIVSTDGDADRPLVADGVGEVLRGDVVGLLTALHLGARTIVTPVTSSGAAESSGVAAKVVRTRVGSPFVIEAMEREVAGGSEGVLGFEANGGVLLGSPVSIDGRSLAPLPTRDAILPILCTLAGSKARGLSVGAFADTLGAGQALADRLKNVPASASGPFLTRLAEDDAYADALMAEAGPIASRDHLDGVRFRLEEGSIVHFRASGNAPELRVYVEAEDPARASTLLRWGLATAAREVGASPT; this is encoded by the coding sequence ATGACCAGCCTCTCCTTCGGAACCAGCGGCCTGCGCGGCCTCGTCACAGACCTCTCGGGCGAGCCCGCGCAGCGATGGACGGCTGCGTTTCTCGCCCACGCGGGCACACGGATCGCAAGCCGCACGCTTCTCGTGGGGCGCGATCTGCGCGCCTCCAGCCCGTCCATCGCGGCCGACTGTCTTGGCGCGGCGAACGCGGCGGGCTGGGAAGCCGTCGACTGCGGCGCTCTTCCGACGCCTGCCCTCGCCCTCGAAGCTCTGCGCCGTGGTGCCGCGGCGGTCATGGTGACGGGCAGCCACATCCCGGACGATCGCAACGGGCTGAAATTCTACGCGCCGGGCGAGATCACCAAGGCCGATGAAGCTGAAATCCGCACGGCCTTCGAAGCCCTGCCGGCGGACCTTCCCCCAGCGGGGGACACTCCCGGCGATTCCACAGCCTCAGCGCTGAACACCTATCGCTCGCGCTATCTCAACGCCTTCGCTCCGGATGCACTCGCCGGTCTGACGATCGGCATCTACCAGCAGAGTTCCGTCGCGCGCGATCTTCTCGTCGATCTCCTCTCGTCCCTCGGCGCCGAGACCGTCGCCATCGGCCGCGCGGAGCGTTTCGTGCCGGTCGACACCGAGGCGCATCGCCCGGAGGACATCGCTCTCCTGCGTGAATCGGCGGCGGACGGACGCTTCGCGGCCATCGTCTCGACCGATGGAGACGCCGACCGGCCTCTCGTCGCGGACGGCGTCGGCGAGGTGCTGCGCGGCGATGTGGTCGGGCTCCTGACCGCGCTGCATCTCGGCGCGCGCACGATCGTCACGCCCGTCACCTCCAGCGGCGCGGCCGAAAGCTCGGGCGTCGCCGCAAAGGTGGTGCGCACGCGCGTCGGCTCGCCCTTCGTCATCGAGGCGATGGAGCGTGAAGTCGCAGGCGGGTCCGAAGGCGTCCTCGGCTTCGAGGCGAACGGCGGCGTTCTCCTGGGTTCGCCCGTGTCGATCGACGGGCGATCCCTCGCCCCGCTGCCGACCCGCGACGCCATCCTGCCGATCCTCTGCACACTCGCCGGCTCCAAGGCGCGCGGCCTGTCCGTGGGCGCCTTTGCCGATACGCTCGGTGCGGGACAAGCCCTCGCCGACCGACTGAAGAACGTGCCGGCAAGCGCCAGCGGGCCGTTTCTGACACGGCTTGCCGAAGACGACGCCTATGCCGACGCGCTGATGGCGGAGGCCGGCCCGATTGCGAGTCGCGATCATCTCGACGGCGTGCGTTTCCGGCTGGAGGAAGGCTCGATCGTGCATTTTCGCGCGTCGGGCAACGCACCGGAACTGCGCGTTTATGTCGAGGCCGAAGACCCCGCGCGCGCCTCTACGCTTCTGCGCTGGGGCCTTGCGACAGCCGCCCGCGAGGTCGGCGCTTCGCCCACCTGA